The uncultured Methanolobus sp. sequence CATTCTGTGGAAATAATAACATCTTAGTAGAAATTGTAATTAAATCAGTTTTTCTGATGTTCTGCACTTTAAAAGAATATTTGTTCATAATGTCTACTTTTTTTTCTACGAGTGATCCAATTGGTAATGAAACAAGACCAAACCAAGGACGATGATAAAGAGCAGATCTCAAGTATGTTTTGAATGCATGTTTAATTTCACCTATCATAGATTCATTAGAATAATTTTGAAGTACAGCTCTAATATTGTCCATGAGTCGTTTGTTTGAGGTAACTATCATACCACCTTCGCCAGCCGAGATATATTTTCCACTTCTAAAACTAAAATACCCTGCTGTGCCCATAGTACCAAGCAAAGAATCGCCATATTTACTTAATAATGCATGTGCACAATCCTCAATAACAGGCACATCACCTGCAATGCACATTATTTCATCCATGTCAGCAGGCCTGCCAAATGTATGAATAACAACAATAACATCCAAGTCATGGATTTTACTTTGCAAATCCATGGGATCTAATGTCAGATTATCAAGGTCAACATCTAAAAAAACAGGCACGTGACCCGCGTAGATAATAGAATCAAAATTACTGGGACAAGAATATAATGGGATACCTATTTTTGATTTTTCTGGTAAGCAAAGCCCCTTTAGAATCAAATATAGTGACATTCTACCACTATTCGTAAAAATCACAGAGGAATTAAAAATGTCATTCATAGATTTATGATTTGTTGACTTCCTTAAATTAAGTAAAGATGTGACTAAATCTACAAAAGTATAATCAA is a genomic window containing:
- a CDS encoding DegT/DnrJ/EryC1/StrS family aminotransferase; translation: MKPNPRLIPRFNIDYTFVDLVTSLLNLRKSTNHKSMNDIFNSSVIFTNSGRMSLYLILKGLCLPEKSKIGIPLYSCPSNFDSIIYAGHVPVFLDVDLDNLTLDPMDLQSKIHDLDVIVVIHTFGRPADMDEIMCIAGDVPVIEDCAHALLSKYGDSLLGTMGTAGYFSFRSGKYISAGEGGMIVTSNKRLMDNIRAVLQNYSNESMIGEIKHAFKTYLRSALYHRPWFGLVSLPIGSLVEKKVDIMNKYSFKVQNIRKTDLITISTKMLLFPQNVEKQRSNSSSMLKSVNCSLFRTFPEKKDTFCNYFLFPLVVQSKNTRDSAVVSLKREGVDTTQLFSNVPLIAMKKYGYMRDCPNTEYLCERILTVPNHYTLKEKELESIIKHINNFCDGSL